Proteins from a genomic interval of Corythoichthys intestinalis isolate RoL2023-P3 chromosome 3, ASM3026506v1, whole genome shotgun sequence:
- the LOC130913874 gene encoding dual specificity protein phosphatase 18-like, whose protein sequence is MLHSPVLTGLSGLCRVTEHLFVSNSRAANCASLVSGNNITCIINVSETKSNSPVVHGVEYIHIALSDSPSTPLVNHFDEVADKILHEARKGGRTLVHCNAGVSRSTTLCMAFLIKHQGATLMEAYTTVKNCRPMVRPNNGFWKQLIQYEAEHRGCTSVRMVSSSMGEIPDFYENEAKNMMPL, encoded by the coding sequence ATGTTGCATTCGCCGGTCTTAACAGGTCTGTCTGGCTTGTGTCGAGTCACCGAACATCTTTTTGTGAGTAACAGCAGAGCGGCAAATTGCGCTTCTCTCGTGAGCGGGAATAACATAACATGCATCATTAACGTCAGTGAAACTAAAAGCAACAGTCCTGTTGTTCACGGTGTGGAGTACATTCATATTGCACTGTCTGACTCGCCGTCCACCCCTCTAGTGAATCACTTTGACGAGGTGGCAGATAAAATACTGCACGAAGCACGGAAAGGTGGTCGCACACTGGTGCACTGCAACGCGGGCGTCAGCCGCTCAACTACACTCTGCATGGCGTTTCTAATCAAGCACCAAGGTGCTACTCTGATGGAGGCCTACACTACCGTCAAAAACTGTCGGCCCATGGTGAGGCCAAATAATGGCTTCTGGAAGCAACTAATCCAATATGAGGCAGAGCATCGTGGGTGCACATCTGTCCGGATGGTGTCCTCGTCCATGGGGGAGATACCTGATTTTTATGAAAATGAGGCTAAAAATATGATGCCGCTCTAA